A single Dioscorea cayenensis subsp. rotundata cultivar TDr96_F1 unplaced genomic scaffold, TDr96_F1_v2_PseudoChromosome.rev07_lg8_w22 25.fasta BLBR01001155.1, whole genome shotgun sequence DNA region contains:
- the LOC120255716 gene encoding rust resistance kinase Lr10-like, with the protein FAVLGRCVFAPLAIYVFLFHKLYQLISSVDIVEKFLRNQQTLVPTRYSYTDIIAMTGHFKEKLGQGGFGSVFKGRLLWDRLVAIKMLTNSKYNTGEDFINEVSTIGRIHHINVVKLIGFCSDGMQRALVYEYMPNGSLDKFIFSSNKGPNHKFSLDKLTDIALGVARGLDYLHKGCDMQILYFDIKPHNILLDHNFNPKLSDFGLAKLYPKNNSWVSLSVARGTIGYIAPELISRSFGVISHKCDVYSFGMLLLEMAGGRRNSDPRAENTSQVYYPLWIYDKLINNTIEHDTVQMDLRIAINEKEKKLCMIGLWCIQIRPLDRPSMSKVIEMLEGDVSSLQMPPKPFFSELTQITPVVSYLKTDSGEITMISDAADEIN; encoded by the coding sequence TTTGCAGTGTTGGGAAGATGTGTATTTGCACCACTAGctatatatgtttttctttttcacaaatTATATCAATTGATATCATCAGTCGATATCGTGGAGAAATTTTTGAGGAATCAACAAACTCTTGTACCAACTAGGTATTCATACACTGACATCATCGCAATGACCGGCCACTTTAAAGAAAAACTAGGCCAGGGAGGATTTGGTTCTGTTTTCAAAGGTAGACTTCTTTGGGACCGACTTGTTGCTATCAAGATGTTGACAAATTCCAAGTACAACACAGGTGAAGATTTCATCAATGAAGTTTCGACTATTGGCAGGATTCACCATATAAATGTGGTGAAACTAATTGGTTTTTGTTCGGATGGAATGCAAAGAGCTTTGGTGTATGAGTACATGCCTAATGGTTCACTTGATAAGTTTATCTTCTCATCAAACAAGGGCCCCAATCATAAATTCTCTTTAGACAAACTAACTGATATTGCATTGGGAGTTGCTCGAGGACTTGATTATTTACACAAAGGATGTGATATGCAAATTCTGTATTTTGACATCAAGCCACATAACATTCTTTTAGACCATAACTTCAATCCAAAACTTTCTGATTTCGGCCTTGCAAAACTATATCCAAAAAACAATAGCTGGGTATCACTCAGTGTTGCAAGAGGAACCATAGGATATATTGCTCCGGAGCTGATATCGAGAAGTTTTGGTGTTATTTCTCACAAGTGTGATGTTTATAGTTTTGGTATGTTACTCTTAGAGATGGCAGGTGGGAGAAGGAATTCAGATCCAAGAGCAGAAAATACAAGTCAAGTTTATTATCCTTTATGGATTTATGACAAACTTATTAATAATACAATTGAGCATGATACAGTACAAATGGATTTACGTATTGCGAttaatgaaaaagagaagaagttatgcatgatagGCTTGTGGTGCATACAAATAAGGCCATTAGATCGACCTTCCATGAGCAAAGTGATAGAGATGTTAGAAGGTGATGTTAGTAGCTTACAGATGCCACCTAAGCCATTTTTTTCAGAACTGACTCAAATAACTCCAGTGGTGTCATACTTGAAAACTGATAGTGGAGAAATAACTATGATCTCTGATGCTGCTGATGAgataaattaa